Proteins found in one Brachypodium distachyon strain Bd21 chromosome 5, Brachypodium_distachyon_v3.0, whole genome shotgun sequence genomic segment:
- the LOC106865575 gene encoding uncharacterized protein LOC106865575, which translates to MAPSVLVGDVLYFNASGSKDIIEYQLTTPRLSISELPLLSDGRLMVAENGGLGFASLDDTSLTLWSRQTTTKGEERWAQCRAIDLKKLLPDGSVPVSRWEHYPSASLSGVAERAGIIFVATGLCVYMVELKSGRVRNVLVLDELDPRQAVVPYMNFYFPAMEAVSADEEDQQGVYFQ; encoded by the exons ATGGCACCTAGCGTCCTAGTGGGAGATGTCCTCTACTTCAATGCCTCTGGCTCTAAGGACATCATCGAGTACCAGCTTACCACGCCTCGCTTGTCAATTTCCGAGTTGCCACTCCTGTCTGATGGGAGACTCATGGTGGCGGAAAATGGTGGGCTGGGTTTCGCTAGCTTGGATGACACGAGCCTAACCCTGTGGTCAAGGCAGACAACCACCAAGGGAGAAGAGAGATGGGCGCAATGCCGGGCAATCGATCTCAAGAAACTGCTTCCTGATGGCAGCGTCCCAGTCTCGCGATGGGAACATTATCCTAGCGCATCTTTGAGTGGTGTTGCTGAGCGTGCTGGTATCATTTTTGTGGCCACGGGTCTTTGTGTCTACATGGTTGAACTCAAGTCAGGACGAGTCAGAAATGTGCTCGTGCTCGATGAGCTCGATCCACGCCAGGCAGTCGTTCCTTACATGAACTTCTACTTTCCAG CAATGGAAGCAGTTTCTGCGGACGAGGAGGACCAGCAGGGAGTGTATTTCCAATGA